ACGCACCGCGATTCGCGCGCCGGCGAGCCGCTGCTGCACACACATGTGGCCGTCGCGAACAAGGTGCAGACGCTCGGCGGCAAATGGCTGGCGATCGACGGCAGGGTCTTGTTCAAGGCGACCGTGGCAGCCTCGGAGGTCTACAACAGCTCGTTGGAGCGGCACCTGGCCACCGACCTGGGGGTCGAATTCGAGGAACGCCCGGACGACGACCCGCGCAAGCGCCCGGTCCGGGAATTGGTGGGCGTCGATCCGCGCCTGCGGGAACGATGGTCGTCTCGTCGTGCGGCGATCGAGGTCCGCCGTGACGAACTCGCCACCGACTTTCAGCGCGCGCACGGCCGGCCGCCGACCCCCATCGAAGCGGTTCAGCTATCCCAGCAGGCCACCCTGGAAACTCGCGACCCGAAGCACGAGCCACGCACCCTCGCCGATCAGCGCGCAACCTGGCGGGAGCAGGCGCGCGAGGTCCTCGGCGGCGACAAGGGCATCGCCTCGATGCTCTCGGAAACGTTGGGATCACGCTTCCCAAAAGGCTAAGCCGGTACGCCCGGGTCGACGTCACCAAGACGGCCCGGACGGTCATCACACAGATGGAAAACCGGCGGTCCAACTGGCAGGTCTGGCACGTGCGTGCCGAGGCCGAGCGACAGATCCGCGGCGCGGGAGCATCACCGGGGCGCATGCCGGGACTCGTCGACCAGGTGGTCGCCCGTGCCCTGAAGATCTCAGTGTCGATGGCCCGCCCCGAGCGCGACGTCGTCGAGCCGGAGCCCCAGCGACGCCGGGACGGGTCCTCGGTCTACTCGGTGGCCGGCGCCGATCTGTTTACATCGACCAAGGTGATCGCGGCCGAGAAGCGGCTGGTGGAGGCTGCCAGCCGCACCGATGGGCTCGCCGTCGATGAATCAGCGGTCGATATGGCCCTCATGGAGAGCGTTGCCAACGGGGTCACACTCAACGCCGGCCAGACATCACTCGTGGGTGAGATGGCCACCTCCGGGGCACGCCTCCAACTGGCGATCGCGCCCGCCGGGTCTGGCAAGACGACCGCCATGCGGGCCTTGTCGGGCGCGTGGATCGAAGGCGGTGGCCAGGTACTGGGGCTCGCCCCATCCGCGGCGGCTGCCGCGGCACTGCGGTCCCAGATCGACACCAGTACCGACACCCTGGCCAAGCTCGTGCACGAGCTCACCAGCCGCGACCCGAACGCCCGCACCTGGCTTGACGTCCCGATCAGCGAGAAGAACGAGGCAAAGGCCGCCGGTGCCCGTTGGGATCCGCAAGCCCGCTCCTGGTACGCCCCCGCCGGCGCGAAACAGGTCGCCGAAGGGGCGCCTCTGGCGCCCTGGCGGGTATCAGCCACCGATATCGGGCCCAAGACGCTGGTCGTTCTCGACGAGGCCGGCATGGCCGACACAATCTCCCTCGATCTGGCAGTCCAGTTCGTCCTCGACAGAGGCGGCAGCGTGCGCTTGATCGGCGACGATCAGCAGCTGGCCGCCATCGGCGCCGGCGGTGTCCTGCGCGACATCCAAACCACCCACGGCGCCTGCCGACTGACCGAACTCGTCCGGTTCGTCGACCCCGCCGAGGGTGCCGCATCCCTCGCGCTGCGCGAAGGTCGGCCCGAGTCGCTCGGGTTCTATCTGGATCGGGACCGGGTCCACGTCGGTGACCTGGCGACCATGACCGAGGACGTGTTCGGGGCGTGGCAAGCCGACCGCGGCAAGGGTCTGGACTCCATCATGCTCGCGCCCACCCGCGAGCTGGTCAGCGAACTCAACCAACGAGCCCGCGCGCACCGACTCGAGGGCGCCGGTGACGACTCCGTCGACGACCCCGGCGAACAGGGGCCGACGGTGCGCCTGGCGGACGGCAACCTGGCCAGCGTCGGCGAACTGATCATCACCCGCTCCAACGATCGCCGGCTGCGGTCATCCTCGACCGATTGGGTGAAGAACGGCGACCGCTGGAGCGTGCTCGAGATCGACGACGGCCAGCTGCGGGTTCAGCACACCCAGAGCGGCCGGCTGGTGACCCTGCCGGCGGACTACGTCAGCAAGAACACCGAGCTGGGCTACGCAACGACGGTGCACACGGCTCAGGGCGTGTCGGTGGACACCATGCACGGGCTCGCCAGCGGTGACGAATCACGGCAGCAGCTGTACACGATGTTGACCCGCGGAAAGCAGTCCAACCACGTGTACCTGGAGGTCGTCGGAGACGGTGACCCGCACAGCGTCATCCGCCCGGAGATGACCCACCCGCTGACCCCGACCGACCTACTCGAGCAGATCCTGGCGCGCGACGACGCACCCCGGTCGGCAACCACCATGCTGCGCGAGCAGAGCGAGCCGGCCACGCTGCTCGGTCAGGCAACACAGCGTTACCTCGATGCCCTGTACACCGCGGCCGAGCATCAGTTGGGCACGGAGAAGGTCGCCGCTTTGGAAGCGGATGTCGAGCGTGTGGTCCCTGACGTCACGGAGCAGCCCGCCTGGCCGGCGTTGCGCGCCCACCTGATCCTCACCAGCGCTCACGGCGTCGACCCGATCGTGCAGCTGCGCGCGGCCGCCGAGTCTCGTGAGCTCGACACCGCCGGCGACACCGCTGCGGTGCTGGACTGGCGGCTGGACGACACCGGCCTGCGTGGTGGTAGCCGCGGACCGCTGTCGTGGGTCCCCGGCGTGCCTTCGTCCCTGTCCGAGAACACGGTGTGGGGCTCCTACCTGACCCAGCGGGCCGCGAAGGTCACCGACCTGGCAGCCACTGTTCGTGAGGAGGCATCCTCCGGTACGACGCCGAGCTGGGCATCCGCCGGTGCCGGCCGGCCCGACGATGCGGTGCTGGGCGACGTGGCGGTATGGCGGGCCGCGATGCTCGTCGACGACGCCGACCGTCGTCCCACCGGTCGGGCGCAGATGCAGAAGGCGGCCGCGATCTGGCAGCGCAAGCTGAATGAGCGGCTCGTCGGCGACCGTGCCCCCGCGATGGAGGAATGGGGCCCGCAGATCGCCGCGGCCTCCCGTGCCACCGGCAGCGACCCGTTCGCGCCGATCCTGGCCGAACGGCTCGCTGCGATGGCCCGCTCCGGGGTCGACGCCGCCGGCATGGTGCGGCGTGCTGCCGCGACGGGCACCCTGCCCGACGATCACGCCGCTGCCGCGTTGTGGTGGCGCATCAGTCGTCACCTGTCCCCGGCCGTCGCCGAACAGGTCGACAAAGACCGCCACGTTGAGGCCGCCTGGACGCCGCGCCTGCCGGAGCTGCTGGGCCAGGACCGCGCAGCCGAAGTGCAGGCCAGCCCGTGGTGGCCCACCCTGGTCACCACTGTGGACCGCGCGCTTCAGCGCGGGTGGTCGGTCGAAGACTTGTTCCGCAGTGAAGCAGTACAGCCGCTGGAGCCTGGCGACGATCCCTGCCAGGCCTTGATTTGGCGGTTGTCCGTTGCGATGGACCCCGTCCCCGACGAGCATTACGACGCCTACCCCGACGAGGACGAGGACCTGTGGGAACACGTCCCGTTGCCCGACGACGCCGTCGTGATGTTGCCCCCCGACGTCCCCGTCGATCGGCACCCGCCGCTCGAGGACGAACCACCGCCGGACCTGGTGGACGAGATCGACGCGGACGACCTGGAGCGGCAGCTGCTCATGGCCGAGCTGCGCCGTGATGCCCTCGGACCGGTGGAGATCTCCGACGAACAGATGGACCGGTCCGCCGACCGTGCGATGCGGTTCGCGAGCAGCCCGGTCAGCAACGACCGGATCGCGCACATCAACACGCTCACCCTCGCGTATTACCGTCAGCAGCTGCCCGGGTCGTGGGCCGCGCAGCACCTGGTCGACCGGTTCGGCGACGATCTCGCCGCGGATGAACGATTCCGGCCCGGCTTCGCCCCGCCGGGGTGGGACCGCCTGGTCAAGCATCTGCGCACCTTGGGCGTCGGCGACGAGGAAATGGTCGCGGCCGGTGTCGCGAAACGGAACGAGTCGACCGGGCGGATCCGCGACCACTTCGTCAATCGCCTGGTCTTGCCGATCGTCCACCGCCGCGACGGCTGGGAGAACTTCGAGACCGTGCCTTTCGCCGGCGGCGATGTCGTCCTGGGCTTCGTTGGACGCCGGCACCCTGACCTCACGGACGAGGACAAGAGCGGCCCGAAATACCTCAATAGTCCGACCACCTCACTGTTCGCCATGGGCGCGCAGTTGTATGTCGCGGGCAACGATCTCTGCGAGAACGGCGCGCGGCCGGTGCTCGTCGAGGGTCCGATGGACGCCATCGCGATCACCCTCGCCTCGGCGGGGCAGCTGGTCGGGGTCGCCCCGCTGGGCACCTCCCTCACCGAGGAACAGTCCCAGCAGCTCGCGGCGATCCGGGAACACTTTGGCGCGGGCACCGCCTCCGATCTGGACTCCTCCGCGGCAGAGTTCGACCCGTGGCTGATCGTCGCCACGGACAACGACGAGAACCTGTCCGGACAGGTAGCCGCCGAGCGCGACTACTGGCTCTTGGCCCCCCACGACCTGGACTCCGGGCACGCCACGTTCCCGTCCGGTCTCGACCCGGCCGACATGTACACGCTGCGTGGGCCGGCCGCGCTGCGTGAGGTGCTCAAGCAGCCGAACGCGCTGGCCAATTCGCTGCTGGAGGAGCGGCTGACCAACCTGCCTCCGGGCCAGGCCCGTACGGCCGGGGCACAGATCATCGCTGCCCGCCCGGCCCGGCACTGGCGGGATGGGATGTCACGTATCTCCGACCGGCTGCACATCAGCACCTCTATGGCACAGCGCGACTTGATCCCGGCCGCTGACTCGTGGGTGGGCGATCGCCGTCAGGCGGCGCGCACCCAGCTCGATCAGGTTGCGGAGGTGCGGGATCGTATGAAGCAGGCCGCGCAGCTGCCACCGCACGAGCGGTGGGCCGGTCTCGCCGGCGAACTCGACCCTCGACTCCCCCGGCAGGCCGACTGGCCGGCGTTGGCGCAGATGCTCGACCAGGCAGCCGCTGAAGGGCACGACGTGCCGGCAGTCGCGCGCCAGCTGGTCGCTGAACGTCCGTTGGCTGAGCAGCCGGCCCAGGACCTGCGCTACCGCCTGGTCGCGACGCTCGACGTCCAGGTCGATACCGGCGGACCCGTTTCCGGCACACCTCAGTCGGGGGCCGCGCCGGAGCGGCGCTCACCGACCACGGCACCGACCGATCGCCCGGTCGGTCCTCGCCGATGACCAGCCCCGTCGTTGTCGAGCAGGTTGCGGCGCTGCGGGCCCGGCTGCTCGAGCCGGGCAACGTGGAGCAACTGCGCATCACGGCACTTCGCGACGACCTGGTCGTGATCGCCTTGCTGCAAGTCCCGAAGCCGTTGCGCCGTAACGGCATTGGGACTCAGACTCTCTGCGACCTGACGGCGGCCGCCGATCGTCACGGCTGGACTCTCGCGGGCACTCCGGACACCTCATTCGGTTCGTCCCGTGCCGGCCTCGACCGGCTGTATCGGCGGTTTGGGTTCATGTCCAACCGTGGCCGGCGCGCCGACTTCACGATCTCCGAGAGCCTTGTGCGCACACCGCAGCGGATGCCTACGGCCTCCACCGGCAGCGACGGTGGCCGGTTGACTGATCTGGATCGCGCCGAGGCCCAGCAGGTCAGCGGGCGTCGAGATCCGGCCCGGCCGGATCCGGCGCCGAGTATGACGGTTCGCCTGCGCGCACCCCGGCGCTGAAGAACTACACGTAGCGCGCCGGGGCTGTGGATGACGCAGCGGCGCGAGCTGCCGATTCCCGTACCGTCAGCGCCATGGACACCGCAGGTTTCACCGTGGCCGCGGCACTGGTCGGCGTCACCGCCGGGGTCCTGAGTGTCCGCAACCTACGCGCCCTGCGGTACCGCTACGACTACGAAGCTGTTCTTCCGCAGCCGTCCTCGGTGGCATGGGTGTTGCCGACTGCCGTGATAGCTGCCGTGGCCCTGGGCCTGCGGTTGTCACCCGACCGGCCGTGGGCGTTGCTGTTACTGGCGCCATTGGCGATCGCCGGGCCGTGGCTCGCCGCGGTCGACCTGGACGTGCACCGGCTGCCGGATCGCGTGCTCGGACCGGTTGCGGTCGCCTCGCTACTCGCGGTCGTCGTTGTCTCGGCCGCGACGCACCGGTTCCAGGTGCCGGTCCTGGGTGTAGTCGGCCTCGTCCTGGCCGGCGGCTGCTACTTCACGCTGCACGTGGCCGGCGGTGGCGCGGTCGGGCTCGGCGACGTCAAGCTCGCGGCCGTCCTGGGTCTCGCCCTCGGGGCTGTCGGCCTTGGTGTGCTGTGGTGGGCGATGTTGCTGTCCTCGTTGTTGTGCCTGGTGTGGGTCGCGGTCACGCGGCGCGGCAAGTCCAGCAGCACTCGGATCGCGTTCGGACCGTGGATGCTGCTGGGCTCACTCATCGCTGTGGCGGTCTTCGCGCCCTGATCTTCGGCTACTCCGGTTGGGGACCGTCCGGCACATCGCCCAGCTCGCCGGTGTCCAGGTTGACCGAAGCCAGCCGGGGGCGGCTCTCCTGCTCGACCTTGTGCTCGATTTTGCGGCCGAGTGCGGTCGTGCGAACGTCGGCGGCGTAGGTCTCCTGCCGCTCGTGCACCGTCTGATCGCTTGTGAACCGGGCATACCGGCCTCGGCCCGGCCAGCCTTGGTGGCCGTCCTCGCAGTGATCTTTGAGCCGGTTGCGCATCCGGTCGGCGAACGCCGGCAGCGCGTAGCGGTGCCATTCCTCCATCGCGTTGCTGTCGAAGGCGAGGCCCGCGCGGCGTCGTTGGTCCGCCAGCACCGCGATCTCGTGCATCAGATGGGGGTGCTGGGGCCAGCACGGAGGGATAGCCCCGGCCACGTCCCAGGTGTACTCCCGGTTGAGCCAGCTGACGACTTCCTCCAGCCATTCCCACAGCTGCTCGCGCAGTTCGGGTCGACGACACGTCGGCGGATCCCACGGCCGCGGCAGCATGTGCAACGGCCCGAGAGCCTTGACCTGGTCCTTGTCGCCATTGGCGGCGATGCTGAGCTCCCGGTAGGCCAGCCGCACCATGCTGCCGCCTTCCGGGAAGGGGCGCACCATCGAGGCGACCAGGGGTTCACGCGCGGCATCGGTATTCACTGCTGACTCCTGTCAACGGTCAGGCCCCGGCGCTTGGCTTCCACCAGGGCTGCGGTTGTGCGGGCTTCGGGGGTGATGGCCTTGCGGCGGACGGCCGCCAAAGAGACCCGCAGCTTGTCCTGCTCGGCCAGCAGCTGCTTACCTGCGGCTCCGTCGATGGACCGATGCAAGCGGGCGATGATCGGCTTGCCGTTCTCGGCGATCACCAAGGCGTGCCGCTCCTCCAACTGCCGGATCTCCTCCGGTCGCAGGATCGCGATGTCCTCCCCTGAGGTGGTGCGTCCGCCCATCTGCCCGGTCTGCCAGCTGGTGCGTGAGACCCGGACCATGCCGACCAGGTCGGAGATCTCCTGGTTGAACGCCACGTCCTTGGAGCCGCCGAACATGATCAGCGTGTTGGTCAACCCGAACAACGCTCGGGCATCGTTCTCACCGAAGATCGAGGAGAGCTGGCGCCAGGTCTGCGCCGCGTAGATGAATGACAGCCCCAGGGCTCGTTCGTTGGCCATCCGAGTCCGCAACGTCGGCAGCGGCGCCGTGGACGGCAGTTCGTCCAGGCAAGCTAGGAACGGTGGGCACAACCTGCCCCACGGTGAACTATTGGCCGCCATTAGCGCCATGTCGAGGACGTGCTCGGCAACCGCGGTCATCAGCGGCGATGCGCTGGCGTACGGGTCTTCCCGGCCGAGCAGGTAGATCGTGCCGCCCTGCTGGATGACCTTGGCGATGTCGGTTGCCGGCCGGCCGTCTCCGGGCACGCACCGGCGGCGGATGTCTTGCTGGAAGAACAGGCTCATCGCTTGCTGCACCGTGGTGATGGTGTTGCCGGCGGTGCGATCGTCGCCGTTCAACGCCCCGTGCAGCAGACCGTGCCAGAACGGTGCAGCGTGCGGGTGCTCGCGCAGGATCTCGGTCGGGTCGGTGGTGCTCTGCGGATTCGCCACCCACCGCAGCACGTCCTCGAGCGTCCGACCGCTCAGTGCGGCAGCGTGGAAGTAGGCCTGGAGGACCTTGGCTGCTTCGGCGGCGTAGAACCGCGCGGCGTCATCGCCCTGACCGCCCTGGATGGCTCCCTTGACGGTGCCGGCGGTGAACGCTTTGGCTCTGCGTTCCGCGATCATTGAGTCGACGCAGCCGGCGATCGGGTCGAAGATCAACTCGGTCAGCCCGCTGGCCAGCCCGAACGGGTCGAGCACCACGCACGGGCGTCCGTCCCGCTGCCGGGCGGTCAGGCTCAGCAGGAGGTCGTCGAGCTTCGTCAACGTGACCAACGCTCCCCCGGGTGCGCCGAGTAGCGCCGGGATCAGCAGATCGAGGGTCTTACCGGAACCCTGAGGGCCGATCACGCCGGCGGTACGGTCCCACGGCTGCCACAGTTCGCCACCGCGTGGCTCGTGCGCTGTGCCGATCTTCCAGCCGACGTCGGTCGGGTCTACTCGTAACGCCCTCATCGGCTGTTCTTCTTGCCGTACAGGTCCGGTCGGACCACCGGTGCGACCTCTCGCAAATGCGACCGGCCCAGCAGCTCTTCAACTTCCGCACGGCTGGCCATTCCGCGCAGTCGGTTCGGTCCCCAACGGTCCATCCCAACTTTCACGCCCCAGCTTGCGGCCACGATCAAACCCAGTTCGACGACGATTACGCACGTCCACAACAGATGCGCGCCGGCGACGTGGCCTGCGCCGGTGAGGCCGCTATCGGCGTGCCCGCCCAGGACCCCCGGCAAGCTGCTGAACAGCTCGGCTCTGGGTGCCCACGTCCAACCGTCCCCCGACAACAGGTTCGCGATCGCTCGACCCAGCTGCGCGCCGAGCGACAACACCACCAAGATGGCCACCGTGATCGCGAACGGGATCTCCCATGTCCACGGGACTGGGTCGCGGCGGCGAGCTTTCTGCATCGTTCCTCCTAGGTTGGCTCTGCTGTCCAGAAGGGGAAGAAGGAACTCCTGGCGGTCACCGCCGCTCGCGCGATGTGTCAGGACCCGGCGCAGGCGTCGCGGATCCGCACGCGCACTTGACACATGGTGGGCATCATCGCCGGTGCGCCCGATGTCAGACGGGCCGGACGAAGCCCTCTGAGCTGGGTGCACAAATAACGCTGTAGGGCCACTGCCGTCCTCGACGAGCGGTCCGCACTTTTAAGTCATCGTCGTGCCCTTGCTTACAGCTGTCCTCGCCGACGGACTCTCTTGAGCAGCGCTCGGAGTGCACATTTAACGCTGGGGGTCACCGCGGCGTTCTCCGAATCCGCTCTATTTGTAACGTTTTCGGCGGACCACTAGCGATCGCGCACGGGGCCGCCCAGTTGATCAACTGTCTCCTCCGTGGGCCCTGCCGCTGCATCCTCATGCGGCTCTGATTTCTGCCCGACGGTGTCGCGAGGTGACAGGCGCGGCTGCATCCCGAGGTGGGTCATGCGATCGATTCCGCTCGACAGGCGTGGGATTAGACATAACCCGACCTACGTCAGCGTGATCAGCCCATAACATCAGGTTTACTTGTCGCAGCGGGGGCGTTGAGACAAGTTCGCTGCATCTCGACAGGTGATGATGATTTACATGGTGTGTTTGCCGCTGTCGGCGATGTCACCTACGCGCCATACCTGGAAGATGTGCTTGTTCTTCATGTCGTACGAGTAGTCGGTCATCGCGACTCCGATTTTCGGGTTCTGCGCACCGATCGCTTGGTGTGTGGCGGGGTTGAAGACCACTTCGACGTGGCCGATGGCGTTGGGGCCGAGGTAGCTGTCGAAGAAGATCAGGTCGCCGGGCTTGGCGTCGCTGGGTGACACCCGGAATCCGTTCCCGGACGCGAGCCATTTCTGCTGCACCTGAGCAGTCCTGGGCATGGTGATGCCTATTTGTCGGTATGCCGCCGAGGCGAAGCTGGAGCAGTCCCAGGTGTGAGGCCCGTTGGCCCCCATCACGTAGTTGTCACCCAGGTGGCTCTTGGCCCATGTGAGCAGTTTCTTCACTCGTTTGCTTTTCAGCGGAGGCAGGTCAGGGTTTCCGTTGCCCTTCCCGGTACCGCACTCGGTGGGGTCCCCTTGCACGGTGCCGCCACCGTATTTGGCGGCGTAGTACAGCACGTCGTTGACGTACCACTGGGCGTGGTTGTATCCGAAGATCGCCCGTTTGACGCCTGCTGCTCCGCCGGTGGTCACGCCGAGCTTTGTCAGATAGTTCGCCGCCGTCATGATGGAATCGGCGTTGTTGTCGATGTCGGCTTTACCGTCGCCGTCGCCGTCGACCCCGTATGTCGCCCAGGTCGAGGGCATGAACTGCATCAGCCCCTGGGCCCCGGCGGAGCTCGTTCCCAGATTGAGTCCGTGCGAGGTCTCTTCCATGCCGATTCCGGCCAGCAGGGTCCACGGCAACTTGTAGCGCTTGGCGGCCTTCACGTAGAACGCCTTGATCGCGCTGGGGATGACGATGGGCGGGATGTGCAGCGACGCCTTCCGCGGCTTACCGGGCGGCGGCAGCGGGAACCCGATCCCGCCTTCCCCGCCGGGGTCACCCGGCGGCGTTTTCTTGGGTGGGGTCGGTGCGACTTGTTGCCCGTTGAGGGGTGCCCCGTGCTGGCTCATGAACGGCACGGGGTTGATGTACTTGCCGTTTTCGGCGACGCCGAAGTGCAGGTGGTTGCCGGTCGAGTTCCCTGTCGATCCTTCCAGCCCAAGGCGCTGCCCGATGGTGACCTTCGATCCGACCTTGATCTTCGCGTCGAGCTTGGCCATGTGGCCGTAGGTCGTCGAGATCCCGGAGCCGTTGTCGAGTACGACGGCGTTCCCCAGCCCGCCGTAGGGGCCCGCGACTTTGACGGTGCCGGCCGCAGCGGCGAGCACCGGCGCCGGCTTGGGGAGCATCGCGATGTCGACGCCTTCGTGGTAAGTGGAACCGACGCCGCCACCTGGCGATGTCCGGTGGCCGAACCCGGAGGTGATGACGTACTTCTGCGCCGTCGGCACACGCCATGGTCCGGTCGCGACGGTCGAACCCGATTGACATTCCTGCGCTTTGAGCTCTTCCCCGGCAGCTGGGGACGACACCACGACGATCATCACGGCTGCCGCGAGGGGTGCGGCCATCATGAGGGCCAGGACCATCGCGAGACCGATGACGACCTTCTTCATGGGCTCAGGCCGCCGACTCGATTGCCTCGTTGGTGAAGGTCAGCTCGCGCTCGAGCGGGTGGAGCACCGTCTGCACTTTGTACATCTGCTCGCCGACGACCCACAGGCCTCGGCCCTTGCCTTGCATGCCCCAGCCGGTGATCAGGGAGCGGGCGATGGGGCCCAGGCCGAGGAGTTGTTCGAGTTCGTCGCCGATCGCGTTGTCTTGGCCCATCAGGATCTTGATGTCTGCCAGGTGCATGAGGTCTTTGGCGATCGCGACGGCTTGCGATCCCTGGTCGCCGGCCGACATCGGGTCTGACGGCTTGTGGGCGTTGGCCCATTGGATGTCGCCGTCAGCGCGGGAGAGTCGCAGATCCGCGTCATACGCCTTGACTGCCTCGGGGCCAAGACGGAATTGCTTCCAAACCTCGTCGCGGACCACAACTCGCAGGTCCCCGGGATCGGCCATCTCGCGCATGCCGCGTCCCCACGAGCCGACGCAGGTGAGCGCGATGCCCATCGCGTCATCGCCCAGAGGTTCGAGCCGGCGCAGGCTCAGGCTCTGAATCGGGGCCTTCCAGTCGACGTCGATCGTGGTGTGCGCATCGAACATTCCGGCCAATGCACCGGAGACCAGCTGGCCGAGGGCGTTGCGCAGCAACCGTGTCTCGTCGAGGAAGTGCCGGTCCGAGCTGTAGCGGCACTCGGCGATCAGCTCCTCGGTCGGATTGTGCAGCAGGTACCAGAGTTCCGGGATGGTGGTTTCCCGCAGCCGCGATGCGCCGGCGCCGTATCCGGTGAGCACCCGCAACGCGTTCTCGACGACGTTGCCTTCGTCGGGGCCGAATGGCACACGGTCCTCACCGATGCGTTGGGAGCCGACGAGCCCGCGGACCAGGGTGAGCCATCGTCCGAAGATGATCGGGGCACGACGCTGAGCTTCCTCGGCGGACAGCTTCTCCCACCCCTGGCCCAGCGGACCGAATGCCAGCGGGTTGATCCGCGCGGGCATTCCGGGGCCGATCGCAAACGGCTCCACTCCCAGCGCCAGGCAGAGCTTTTCGTACTCGTCTTTCGGGTCGCCCAGGATCAGCGTGCGGTAGCCGAAGTCCATCATCCGCAGGCAGAAGGCCTTGGTGTTGCCGGATTTTCCGCGGCCCGGTTTGCCGAACTGCATGATGTTGGAGTTGGTGACCGGGACCTCGTCGTTCAGCACCCATCCGAAGGGGTCGGCGAAGAACGAGCCGCCGCTGAGCTGGTCGATGCCCATCTGTGCGCCGGTGGGCGGAAGCCCCGGTGTCGCCACGAAGGGCCACAGGACCGGCGCCTGGTCCGATGTCATCCGCCAAGCGGTCACGGGTGCCTTGGCTGGTGCCCAGCCTCGGCCGCGGCGTTTGGCTCCGCCGCGGGACGCGTAGTGGAACAGCCGGGGGTCTTTCGGGGTCGGTAGCGGCGCGGGGACCCGTGGCAGTTCGTGCCCGAAGTCGTGGAGCAGTCGGGCCATATCGCGGCCGTCTTTGCGGCGTGGCTTCATCATCGCTTCTGCTCCTGAATCTCCTGCGTGAGAACGTTTTTGAGCGTTGCGCCCTTGCCGTATTTGATCCGGCCGAGGCGGCGTTGATCGTGCGGCCGGTGTCGTCGAGCCGAACCGGTCCGCGTGCCAGGTACAGGTCTCATGCATCCCCCTGCCGGGAGAGGCTGATGCCGAGCGGGACGGTCGAGGCGGCGAAGGCCGCGTCCTGGGCGACGTCGAGACGCAGCGGGGCGAACCCTGCTCGGCGGACCGAGGCGTCCAACCGACGCCCGTACTCGCTGATCCGTGCGGTCTTAGGTGCCGTCACGGTGCACACGGCGTACGGGCGGGTCAGGGCGTTGCCGCGGGCGAGTTTGGTGTCCAGGCCGCGGACCTTGGCGGCTTCGTTGCGCTGTCGGGCGCGGGCTTTCACTTTGGCTTTGCTCCGCAGCGCGTCGGCGACGTCGGCCTTCCACTCGGAGTTTCCTTGCTGCCGATCTGCC
This genomic window from Flexivirga oryzae contains:
- a CDS encoding AAA family ATPase, which produces MENRRSNWQVWHVRAEAERQIRGAGASPGRMPGLVDQVVARALKISVSMARPERDVVEPEPQRRRDGSSVYSVAGADLFTSTKVIAAEKRLVEAASRTDGLAVDESAVDMALMESVANGVTLNAGQTSLVGEMATSGARLQLAIAPAGSGKTTAMRALSGAWIEGGGQVLGLAPSAAAAAALRSQIDTSTDTLAKLVHELTSRDPNARTWLDVPISEKNEAKAAGARWDPQARSWYAPAGAKQVAEGAPLAPWRVSATDIGPKTLVVLDEAGMADTISLDLAVQFVLDRGGSVRLIGDDQQLAAIGAGGVLRDIQTTHGACRLTELVRFVDPAEGAASLALREGRPESLGFYLDRDRVHVGDLATMTEDVFGAWQADRGKGLDSIMLAPTRELVSELNQRARAHRLEGAGDDSVDDPGEQGPTVRLADGNLASVGELIITRSNDRRLRSSSTDWVKNGDRWSVLEIDDGQLRVQHTQSGRLVTLPADYVSKNTELGYATTVHTAQGVSVDTMHGLASGDESRQQLYTMLTRGKQSNHVYLEVVGDGDPHSVIRPEMTHPLTPTDLLEQILARDDAPRSATTMLREQSEPATLLGQATQRYLDALYTAAEHQLGTEKVAALEADVERVVPDVTEQPAWPALRAHLILTSAHGVDPIVQLRAAAESRELDTAGDTAAVLDWRLDDTGLRGGSRGPLSWVPGVPSSLSENTVWGSYLTQRAAKVTDLAATVREEASSGTTPSWASAGAGRPDDAVLGDVAVWRAAMLVDDADRRPTGRAQMQKAAAIWQRKLNERLVGDRAPAMEEWGPQIAAASRATGSDPFAPILAERLAAMARSGVDAAGMVRRAAATGTLPDDHAAAALWWRISRHLSPAVAEQVDKDRHVEAAWTPRLPELLGQDRAAEVQASPWWPTLVTTVDRALQRGWSVEDLFRSEAVQPLEPGDDPCQALIWRLSVAMDPVPDEHYDAYPDEDEDLWEHVPLPDDAVVMLPPDVPVDRHPPLEDEPPPDLVDEIDADDLERQLLMAELRRDALGPVEISDEQMDRSADRAMRFASSPVSNDRIAHINTLTLAYYRQQLPGSWAAQHLVDRFGDDLAADERFRPGFAPPGWDRLVKHLRTLGVGDEEMVAAGVAKRNESTGRIRDHFVNRLVLPIVHRRDGWENFETVPFAGGDVVLGFVGRRHPDLTDEDKSGPKYLNSPTTSLFAMGAQLYVAGNDLCENGARPVLVEGPMDAIAITLASAGQLVGVAPLGTSLTEEQSQQLAAIREHFGAGTASDLDSSAAEFDPWLIVATDNDENLSGQVAAERDYWLLAPHDLDSGHATFPSGLDPADMYTLRGPAALREVLKQPNALANSLLEERLTNLPPGQARTAGAQIIAARPARHWRDGMSRISDRLHISTSMAQRDLIPAADSWVGDRRQAARTQLDQVAEVRDRMKQAAQLPPHERWAGLAGELDPRLPRQADWPALAQMLDQAAAEGHDVPAVARQLVAERPLAEQPAQDLRYRLVATLDVQVDTGGPVSGTPQSGAAPERRSPTTAPTDRPVGPRR
- a CDS encoding type IV secretory system conjugative DNA transfer family protein yields the protein MRALRVDPTDVGWKIGTAHEPRGGELWQPWDRTAGVIGPQGSGKTLDLLIPALLGAPGGALVTLTKLDDLLLSLTARQRDGRPCVVLDPFGLASGLTELIFDPIAGCVDSMIAERRAKAFTAGTVKGAIQGGQGDDAARFYAAEAAKVLQAYFHAAALSGRTLEDVLRWVANPQSTTDPTEILREHPHAAPFWHGLLHGALNGDDRTAGNTITTVQQAMSLFFQQDIRRRCVPGDGRPATDIAKVIQQGGTIYLLGREDPYASASPLMTAVAEHVLDMALMAANSSPWGRLCPPFLACLDELPSTAPLPTLRTRMANERALGLSFIYAAQTWRQLSSIFGENDARALFGLTNTLIMFGGSKDVAFNQEISDLVGMVRVSRTSWQTGQMGGRTTSGEDIAILRPEEIRQLEERHALVIAENGKPIIARLHRSIDGAAGKQLLAEQDKLRVSLAAVRRKAITPEARTTAALVEAKRRGLTVDRSQQ
- a CDS encoding prepilin peptidase, encoding MDTAGFTVAAALVGVTAGVLSVRNLRALRYRYDYEAVLPQPSSVAWVLPTAVIAAVALGLRLSPDRPWALLLLAPLAIAGPWLAAVDLDVHRLPDRVLGPVAVASLLAVVVVSAATHRFQVPVLGVVGLVLAGGCYFTLHVAGGGAVGLGDVKLAAVLGLALGAVGLGVLWWAMLLSSLLCLVWVAVTRRGKSSSTRIAFGPWMLLGSLIAVAVFAP